Proteins from a genomic interval of Longimicrobiaceae bacterium:
- a CDS encoding PPC domain-containing protein produces the protein MTSMRRVSAGLAALALCASAPAAAQPGRPAAAPMLREGQTVTGALSDSDPTLNLHGRFKVYRLAGRRGQRFSIIMRSTAFDSYLSLGRQVAGLTDYLKTDDDGGGNSDARLRYTLPETGTYFVVAQSLKPEGLGSFTVAVDTLPTPVNTPPVPVRLGQTVSGRLEETDPTLDADGTHYDLYTFEGRKGQRLEIAMQAADFDAYLGFGRMEGGDVHVTESDDDSGGGTNARLRATLPEDGRYVIRANAIGENSTGAYTLQVSERAPAPQPVASNLAVGQTVSGTLADTDPAAEDDSYYDLYRFTGHAGEKITITMTSDAFDSFVVLGRMENGEFKQIDTDDDGAGGNNSKLERTLDADGEYLIRANSIAAHSTGAYTIKLESSRSQ, from the coding sequence ATGACCTCCATGCGACGCGTCTCCGCCGGCCTGGCGGCGCTCGCCCTGTGCGCGAGCGCTCCCGCGGCCGCGCAGCCCGGCCGCCCCGCCGCCGCGCCCATGCTGCGCGAGGGCCAGACGGTCACGGGCGCGCTCTCGGACAGCGACCCCACGCTCAACCTGCACGGCCGCTTCAAGGTGTACCGGCTGGCCGGGCGCCGCGGGCAGCGCTTCTCCATCATCATGCGCTCCACCGCGTTCGACTCGTACCTTTCGCTGGGGCGGCAGGTGGCCGGGCTCACCGACTACCTGAAGACCGACGACGACGGCGGCGGCAACAGCGACGCGCGCCTGCGCTACACGCTGCCGGAGACGGGCACGTACTTCGTGGTGGCGCAATCGCTCAAGCCCGAAGGCCTGGGCAGCTTCACCGTTGCGGTCGACACGCTGCCCACGCCGGTGAACACCCCGCCGGTGCCGGTGCGCCTGGGCCAGACGGTCAGCGGGCGCCTGGAAGAGACCGACCCCACGCTCGATGCCGACGGCACCCACTACGACCTGTACACGTTCGAGGGCCGCAAGGGCCAGCGCCTGGAGATCGCCATGCAGGCCGCCGACTTCGACGCGTACCTGGGCTTCGGGCGCATGGAGGGCGGCGACGTGCACGTGACCGAGAGCGACGACGACAGCGGCGGCGGCACCAACGCGCGGCTTCGTGCGACGCTGCCGGAAGACGGCCGCTACGTGATCCGCGCCAACGCCATCGGCGAGAACTCCACGGGCGCGTACACGCTGCAGGTGTCCGAGCGTGCGCCCGCGCCGCAGCCGGTCGCCTCGAACCTGGCCGTGGGCCAGACGGTGAGCGGCACGCTGGCCGACACCGACCCGGCGGCCGAGGACGACTCGTACTACGACCTGTACCGCTTCACCGGCCACGCGGGCGAGAAGATCACCATCACCATGACGTCCGACGCGTTCGACAGCTTCGTGGTGCTGGGGCGGATGGAGAACGGCGAGTTCAAGCAGATCGACACCGACGACGACGGCGCGGGCGGCAACAACTCCAAGCTGGAGCGCACGCTCGACGCCGACGGCGAGTACCTGATCCGCGCCAACTCCATCGCCGCGCACTCCACCGGCGCCTACACCATCAAGCTGGAGTCCTCGCGCAGCCAGTAG
- a CDS encoding pyruvate dehydrogenase complex dihydrolipoamide acetyltransferase, translated as MATKVYMEALSPTMEEGRLVTWLKNEGDEVKEGDVLAEVETDKATMELVARGSGVLRKRMVGEGDTSPVGTVIAVIAGADEDVSALTGAAEAKASQGAAGGTQGASVPDASKAGSKEQADVAQATAALAGSEHTEQDQAERGTPAEATPAGAKPTPVPQGGQQSGQAAPAQGASDNGRVKASPLARRMAADAGMQLGGVQGTGPGGRVIRRDVEQAVQAGGAQQQPAAAAEAPQQAEAPKAAAAPSAGGYRDVPLSQMRKTIAKRLTQSIGPVPHFFLTIEVDMGEAVRMRARINERFKDKGVKVSPNDLIIRAVGSALRKHPFVNASWTGESIRFFDGVHIGVAVAVDEGLITPVIRDADRKGVTEIAAEVRELAGRAREKKLKPEEYTGSTFSISNLGMFGIEEFTAVINPPEAAILAVGAINEKVVVVNGEMAVRQRMRVTLSCDHRVIDGATGAAFLQTLQSYLEDPMLMIA; from the coding sequence ATGGCAACCAAGGTCTACATGGAGGCCCTCTCCCCCACCATGGAGGAGGGCCGGCTGGTCACCTGGCTCAAGAACGAGGGCGACGAGGTCAAGGAAGGCGACGTGCTGGCCGAGGTCGAGACCGACAAGGCCACCATGGAGCTGGTGGCGCGCGGCTCCGGCGTCCTGCGCAAGCGCATGGTGGGCGAGGGTGATACCTCGCCCGTGGGCACGGTGATCGCCGTGATCGCGGGGGCGGACGAGGACGTGTCGGCCCTCACCGGCGCGGCGGAGGCGAAGGCCTCGCAGGGCGCGGCGGGCGGCACCCAGGGCGCGAGCGTGCCGGACGCGTCGAAGGCGGGCTCGAAGGAGCAGGCCGACGTCGCGCAGGCCACGGCGGCGCTGGCGGGGTCCGAGCACACGGAGCAGGACCAGGCGGAGCGCGGCACCCCGGCGGAGGCCACTCCGGCCGGGGCGAAGCCCACGCCGGTGCCACAGGGGGGGCAGCAGTCCGGCCAGGCGGCTCCCGCACAGGGCGCGTCGGACAACGGGCGCGTGAAGGCGTCGCCGCTCGCCCGCCGCATGGCGGCGGACGCAGGGATGCAGCTGGGCGGCGTGCAGGGCACGGGCCCCGGTGGCCGCGTGATCCGCCGCGACGTGGAGCAGGCCGTGCAGGCCGGCGGCGCGCAGCAGCAGCCGGCGGCGGCGGCCGAGGCGCCGCAGCAGGCGGAGGCTCCCAAGGCCGCGGCCGCGCCGTCCGCCGGCGGGTATCGCGACGTGCCGCTGTCGCAGATGCGGAAGACCATCGCCAAGCGGCTCACGCAGTCCATCGGCCCTGTCCCGCACTTCTTCCTCACCATCGAGGTCGACATGGGCGAGGCGGTGCGGATGCGGGCGCGGATCAACGAGCGCTTCAAGGACAAGGGCGTGAAGGTCTCGCCCAACGACCTGATCATCCGCGCCGTGGGCTCGGCGCTGCGGAAGCACCCGTTCGTGAACGCGTCGTGGACGGGCGAGTCCATCCGCTTCTTCGACGGCGTGCACATCGGCGTGGCGGTGGCGGTGGACGAGGGCCTCATCACCCCCGTGATCCGCGACGCCGACCGCAAGGGCGTGACCGAGATCGCCGCCGAGGTCCGCGAGCTGGCGGGCCGCGCGCGCGAGAAGAAGCTGAAGCCCGAGGAGTACACGGGCAGCACCTTCTCCATCTCCAACCTGGGGATGTTCGGCATCGAGGAGTTCACCGCGGTGATCAACCCGCCCGAGGCGGCGATCCTGGCGGTGGGCGCCATCAACGAGAAGGTCGTGGTGGTGAACGGCGAGATGGCGGTGCGGCAGCGCATGCGCGTCACCCTCTCCTGCGACCACCGCGTGATCGACGGCGCGACCGGCGCCGCGTTCCTCCAGACGCTCCAGAGCTACCTGGAAGACCCGATGCTGATGATCGCCTGA